In the genome of Gloeotrichia echinulata CP02, one region contains:
- a CDS encoding aminopeptidase P family protein, with protein sequence MLTQNPPTSLIDTLRHRRQKLASLIDFPAILWSGNSSPRNFAANNFPFRASSHFLYFAGLPLLNAAIRLEAGKLELFIDDPHPSSALWHGQTPNREKIAEIIGADAARPMAELESSIEGAATIAVQDAATWTQQTQLLNRWILPPNPPQGIDLELAKAIISLRLTHDTEALTELRQAAVVTVEAHKTGMAATAKAKRESEIRAAMEGIIIAHNMTTSYNSIVTVHGEVLHNNQYHHPLQPGDLLLADVGAETEMGWAGDVTRTWPVSGKFSSTQRDIYNIVLAAHDACIAKIFPGVEYEEIHLLACTVIAEGLVDLGILQGNPQDLVAMDAHALFFPHGIGHLLGLDVHDMEDLGDLAGYEEGRQRSDRFGLGYLRLNRPLRPGMLVTIEPGFYQVPAILNDGELRSKYYNVVNWERLSQFADVRGIRIEDDVLVTAEGSEVLTAALPNHPSAVEELVAG encoded by the coding sequence ATGCTAACCCAAAATCCCCCCACCTCCCTCATCGACACCCTCCGTCACCGCAGACAAAAACTAGCTAGCCTGATTGATTTTCCCGCAATTCTGTGGTCAGGAAACAGCAGTCCGCGTAACTTTGCGGCTAATAATTTTCCCTTTCGCGCTAGCAGTCATTTCCTTTACTTTGCCGGATTGCCATTACTAAACGCCGCTATTCGCCTAGAAGCAGGTAAACTAGAATTATTCATAGATGATCCTCATCCCAGCAGCGCCCTTTGGCATGGACAAACACCAAATCGGGAAAAAATCGCCGAGATAATTGGCGCTGATGCAGCAAGACCAATGGCAGAATTAGAGTCATCAATAGAAGGTGCAGCGACAATAGCTGTACAAGATGCGGCTACTTGGACACAGCAAACCCAGCTATTAAATAGATGGATTTTACCCCCAAATCCGCCCCAAGGAATTGACTTAGAATTAGCCAAGGCGATTATCTCCCTGCGCCTCACCCATGATACCGAAGCATTAACTGAGTTACGCCAAGCTGCGGTGGTGACTGTAGAAGCTCACAAAACGGGGATGGCTGCAACAGCTAAAGCCAAACGAGAATCAGAAATTAGGGCAGCGATGGAAGGAATAATTATCGCTCACAATATGACAACATCTTACAACAGTATTGTCACAGTTCACGGCGAAGTTTTGCATAATAACCAATATCACCACCCCCTACAACCAGGAGATTTACTCCTAGCTGATGTCGGCGCCGAAACAGAGATGGGTTGGGCTGGCGATGTCACCCGTACTTGGCCAGTTTCTGGTAAATTTTCATCTACCCAAAGAGATATATATAATATTGTACTGGCGGCTCATGATGCGTGCATTGCCAAAATCTTTCCTGGGGTGGAGTATGAAGAGATTCATCTTTTGGCTTGCACAGTCATTGCGGAAGGATTAGTAGATTTAGGTATTTTACAAGGAAATCCCCAAGATTTAGTGGCAATGGATGCCCATGCATTGTTTTTTCCCCACGGTATTGGGCATTTACTCGGTTTAGATGTCCATGATATGGAAGATTTAGGCGATTTAGCTGGGTATGAAGAGGGACGCCAAAGAAGCGATCGCTTTGGTTTAGGCTATCTACGTTTAAATCGTCCCCTGCGTCCAGGAATGCTGGTGACAATTGAACCGGGGTTTTATCAAGTTCCTGCCATTTTAAATGATGGTGAACTGCGCTCAAAATATTATAATGTCGTCAATTGGGAACGCTTATCTCAATTTGCCGATGTCCGAGGAATCCGCATCGAAGATGATGTTTTAGTGACAGCAGAGGGTAGTGAAGTGTTAACGGCTGCATTACCAAATCATCCAAGTGCAGTAGAGGAATTAGTCGCTGGTTGA
- a CDS encoding class I SAM-dependent methyltransferase — protein sequence MANQTLGLEKDLYNYLLSVSLREPEILTQLRQETAQHPMAIMQIAPEQGQFMALLVQLLGAKKTLELGVFTGYSTLVVALALPKDGKVVACDVSEEFTAIARRYWQQAGVGDKIDLHIGPALETLDKFLADGEAESFDFAFIDADKSNYDGYYERSLQLVRPGGLIAIDNVLWSGRVADPEVQDNRTNQIRAFNQKLHQDERITLSLLPIADGLTLARKNSKN from the coding sequence ATGGCAAATCAAACCCTGGGACTAGAAAAAGACTTATATAATTATCTCCTATCTGTATCCCTGCGAGAACCGGAAATCTTAACCCAATTACGCCAAGAAACAGCCCAGCATCCAATGGCGATAATGCAAATTGCACCGGAACAGGGTCAGTTTATGGCGTTGTTGGTGCAGTTGTTAGGTGCGAAAAAAACTCTAGAGTTAGGTGTATTTACTGGCTATAGTACGCTAGTAGTTGCCTTGGCGTTACCGAAAGATGGTAAAGTTGTCGCCTGTGATGTCAGTGAAGAATTTACGGCGATCGCTCGGCGTTATTGGCAGCAAGCAGGGGTAGGAGATAAAATTGACTTGCACATCGGACCTGCCCTAGAGACCTTAGATAAATTCTTGGCAGATGGAGAAGCAGAAAGCTTTGATTTTGCCTTCATCGATGCCGACAAGAGTAATTATGATGGTTATTATGAGCGATCGCTACAGTTAGTGCGTCCGGGTGGACTAATTGCGATCGATAATGTTCTCTGGTCAGGTAGGGTCGCCGATCCCGAAGTACAGGATAATAGAACTAACCAGATTCGCGCCTTTAATCAGAAGCTGCATCAAGATGAACGAATCACCCTGAGTTTGCTACCCATTGCCGATGGTTTGACATTAGCGCGGAAGAATTCAAAAAATTAA
- a CDS encoding type II toxin-antitoxin system VapC family toxin — protein MSLLVIDTDIASFIFKGSDYADPYIPLLTGNELALSFMTVAELFQWAILRKWGARRLAQLEQYLSDYIIIPVDQPLCREWAQIRADQQSAGRVISPQDAWIAATAIRHNLSLVTHNIKDFREISNLRLITPSL, from the coding sequence ATGAGTCTTTTGGTAATCGATACCGACATTGCCTCCTTCATCTTCAAAGGCAGCGACTATGCCGATCCTTACATCCCACTTTTAACAGGTAATGAATTGGCACTTTCATTCATGACCGTTGCCGAACTTTTTCAATGGGCAATCCTGCGTAAGTGGGGCGCTCGTCGCCTCGCACAACTAGAGCAATACTTGTCGGATTATATCATCATTCCAGTTGATCAACCCCTCTGTCGGGAATGGGCACAGATTCGTGCCGATCAACAAAGTGCAGGACGGGTCATTTCTCCTCAAGATGCCTGGATTGCAGCAACAGCTATCCGCCATAACTTATCGCTAGTTACTCACAATATCAAAGATTTTCGAGAAATTTCCAATTTACGTCTTATTACCCCTTCGCTCTAA
- a CDS encoding TetR/AcrR family transcriptional regulator — protein sequence MRVFNSPPPSEAQTRNRILQAALRLFASQGFDGTTTRDLAQAAGVAEGTLFRHFPNKKAILVEVATGGWVEILTDLLTELSEMGSYKAIAQVMRRRMWNLQKNAELMKVCFMEVQFHPDLRDRIQLEVISKMTDVAEAFFQTAMDRGVYRQTDAKLVAKVFLGMFAIAGFSDNTLIEPNASPQEMQQMAEGLADIFLNGVLAKE from the coding sequence ATGCGAGTTTTTAATTCTCCCCCACCCTCAGAAGCACAGACACGTAACCGTATTTTACAGGCCGCGTTGCGATTATTTGCCTCCCAGGGATTTGATGGGACAACCACCCGCGACTTAGCACAAGCAGCAGGTGTAGCTGAGGGCACCCTATTTCGTCATTTTCCCAATAAAAAGGCAATTTTGGTAGAGGTGGCTACTGGTGGTTGGGTGGAGATTCTCACAGATTTACTTACAGAATTGAGTGAAATGGGTAGCTATAAAGCGATCGCCCAAGTAATGCGCCGACGGATGTGGAATTTACAAAAAAATGCCGAATTGATGAAGGTCTGTTTCATGGAGGTACAATTTCATCCAGATTTGCGCGATCGCATTCAACTAGAAGTCATTAGCAAAATGACCGATGTCGCGGAAGCTTTCTTTCAAACGGCGATGGATAGAGGTGTTTATCGCCAAACGGATGCGAAATTAGTGGCTAAGGTTTTCTTAGGAATGTTTGCGATCGCTGGTTTTTCTGACAACACCTTAATCGAACCCAACGCTTCCCCCCAAGAAATGCAGCAAATGGCTGAAGGATTGGCTGATATTTTTCTCAATGGCGTGTTAGCGAAAGAGTGA
- a CDS encoding DUF4332 domain-containing protein → MTPKHTDNPHPIKSCDWPIEQLPGLSQDEQSQLQNCGIKTTAALVKLGKTLEQRVALASQLQVHLQYVNKWVALADLARIPGVGTQYCGLLLHAGVGSVAQLAEVPAHRLHLQILRLQVATMQRRDLCPAVEQVRQWSQQARRINFK, encoded by the coding sequence ATGACCCCTAAACATACAGATAATCCTCATCCTATCAAGTCTTGTGACTGGCCGATTGAGCAATTACCTGGATTGAGTCAAGATGAACAATCGCAACTACAAAATTGTGGCATTAAAACCACAGCAGCGCTAGTTAAACTAGGGAAGACTCTAGAACAAAGAGTGGCGTTAGCAAGTCAATTACAAGTCCATCTTCAGTATGTCAATAAATGGGTGGCTTTGGCAGATTTGGCGCGGATTCCTGGTGTGGGGACACAATATTGTGGTTTATTGTTACATGCAGGTGTGGGTTCGGTGGCGCAGTTGGCTGAGGTTCCGGCTCACAGATTGCACCTGCAAATTTTACGTCTACAGGTTGCCACAATGCAACGCCGCGATTTATGTCCGGCGGTGGAGCAAGTGCGACAATGGAGTCAACAAGCTCGGCGAATCAATTTTAAGTAG
- a CDS encoding PhzF family phenazine biosynthesis protein: MGQIITQVDAFTNRAFAGNPAAVCVLSAPQDDAWMQNVAQEMNLSETAFIVRQDDGFGLRWFTPTVEVPLCGHATLASAHVLWLEGHLSVDEVVRFFTKSGVLTAKLQGDWIELDFPVNVSCATVAPSELSKALGVAYKSVFENSLGYLVELESEDLVRELQPNFQLLKTLPVSDIIVTSITHPGSDYDFISRFFAPGLGINEDPVTGAAHCCLAPFWRDRLQKDQFLAYQASSRGGVVKVYYPGGDRVYLGGQAVTVLRGELT, encoded by the coding sequence ATGGGACAAATTATTACTCAGGTTGATGCTTTCACGAATCGGGCTTTCGCTGGGAATCCTGCTGCTGTATGTGTTTTGTCTGCACCCCAAGATGATGCTTGGATGCAGAATGTCGCCCAGGAGATGAATTTATCGGAGACGGCTTTTATTGTCAGACAGGATGATGGCTTTGGTTTGCGGTGGTTTACACCGACGGTGGAAGTACCTCTTTGTGGTCATGCTACCTTAGCCAGTGCCCATGTGCTATGGTTGGAGGGTCATTTGTCTGTTGATGAAGTGGTGCGGTTTTTTACTAAAAGCGGGGTACTAACAGCCAAGCTTCAAGGTGACTGGATTGAGTTAGATTTTCCGGTGAATGTTTCTTGTGCAACTGTCGCACCGTCAGAACTCAGCAAAGCTTTGGGTGTAGCTTACAAATCTGTCTTTGAGAATTCTCTGGGTTATTTGGTAGAGTTGGAATCGGAAGATTTGGTGCGAGAACTACAGCCGAATTTCCAGTTACTCAAAACATTGCCTGTGTCTGATATCATTGTAACTAGCATTACTCATCCTGGTTCAGACTACGATTTTATTTCTCGCTTCTTTGCTCCAGGATTGGGGATAAATGAAGACCCGGTGACTGGCGCTGCTCATTGTTGTCTTGCTCCTTTCTGGCGCGATCGCCTGCAAAAAGATCAGTTCTTGGCTTATCAGGCATCTAGTCGCGGTGGGGTAGTCAAGGTATATTATCCTGGGGGCGATCGCGTTTATCTGGGTGGACAAGCAGTTACAGTCCTGCGCGGAGAGTTGACATGA
- a CDS encoding GIY-YIG nuclease family protein — protein MAYIYILECVDGSYYTGSTTDLERRLWQHQEGEGANYTAKRLPVKLVFCEYYKRVADAFEREKQVQGWNRKKKQALIAGDTNLLHQLAECQNETHYSRLAGFGGEQSRSLRLRSGNLVEGNQVEGNLVEGNLVEGNLVEGNLVEGNLVEGNLVEGNLVEGNLVEGNLVEGNLVAP, from the coding sequence ATGGCTTATATCTACATTCTTGAGTGTGTTGATGGTAGTTACTACACGGGTAGTACAACAGATTTAGAGCGGCGTCTATGGCAACATCAAGAGGGAGAGGGTGCAAACTACACGGCGAAACGGTTGCCTGTGAAGCTGGTTTTCTGTGAGTATTATAAGCGCGTGGCTGATGCTTTTGAGCGTGAGAAGCAGGTACAGGGCTGGAATCGGAAGAAAAAGCAAGCTTTGATTGCAGGGGATACAAATTTGTTGCATCAGTTGGCTGAATGTCAAAATGAAACTCATTACAGTAGGTTGGCTGGCTTCGGTGGTGAGCAAAGTCGCTCCCTTCGACTTCGCTCAGGGAACCTAGTCGAAGGGAACCAAGTTGAAGGGAACCTAGTCGAAGGGAACCTAGTCGAAGGGAACCTAGTCGAAGGGAACCTAGTCGAAGGGAACCTAGTCGAAGGGAACCTAGTCGAAGGGAACCTAGTCGAAGGGAACCTAGTCGAAGGGAACCTAGTCGAAGGGAACCTAGTCGCTCCCTGA
- the tnpA gene encoding IS200/IS605 family transposase has translation MEILSSSQSLHCLGYHIIFCPKYRHQILEGAVEVELKRIIGETCKTYGWILHALEIMPDHVHVFVQADHTTAPVEIAKTMKSISAVHIFNTFKDLKKRRFWGSGMWSDGTFYSSVGGVSQEAVKRYIETQKDRG, from the coding sequence ATGGAAATACTATCAAGCTCACAAAGCTTACATTGTCTGGGATACCACATTATTTTTTGCCCCAAATACCGTCATCAAATCCTTGAAGGCGCTGTAGAGGTGGAGTTAAAACGCATCATCGGGGAAACCTGTAAAACCTATGGATGGATACTTCACGCATTGGAAATAATGCCTGACCACGTTCATGTATTTGTACAGGCAGACCACACCACCGCACCAGTAGAAATCGCTAAAACCATGAAATCAATTTCGGCTGTGCATATATTTAATACGTTTAAAGACCTTAAAAAACGTCGCTTTTGGGGTTCAGGGATGTGGAGTGATGGCACGTTTTACTCATCTGTTGGCGGAGTCTCCCAAGAAGCAGTGAAGCGGTACATTGAGACTCAGAAAGACAGAGGTTAA